GCGAAACCAGATAGTTTTTTGGAGGTGTAGTCGGCGTGAAACGTAGTTTCAAATCTCTGATTTCCTTTTTCTCTGAAAGCTGGGCTGAACTTAAAAAAGTTCGCTGGCCTAATCGTAAAGAGCTGACCAACTACACATTGATCGTTCTTGGTACTGTTGTGGTTATGACGCTGTTTTTTTGGGTCGTTGATATCGGCATCTCCGCTGTGATCGAAGCGATTATTTAAGAAGGGTCCCAGGTGGCTTGATATGGAAAAAAGATGGTACGTCGTTCATACCTATTCAGGGTATGAGAAT
Above is a window of Paenibacillus sp. E222 DNA encoding:
- the secE gene encoding preprotein translocase subunit SecE, whose translation is MKRSFKSLISFFSESWAELKKVRWPNRKELTNYTLIVLGTVVVMTLFFWVVDIGISAVIEAII